TAATAAAGATCTATTTGAAAAATTTGATGATAATACAAAAGCTAGTATTAAAAAGATTATTCAAAATAGAGAAGCTTTACAACAATATAATTCTTTTATTCAAGATGTTGATGGTATTAAATTCGATGAACTTGAGAAAAAAATAGGTAAGCCAAAAATTGCAAACATTATAGATAATAATGATACTGATATAGAAGGTATTAAGAATAGTTCATTTTTTGTCAATGTAGAGAAGTATGCAAGTATTCCATTATCAGAAGACAAGACCTTAATTTACAAAGTAAATAAACAACAAAAATCAACATTACAGCCATTTGATAAGGTTAAAGATAAGGTTACCCAAGCTTATATTTTAGAAAAATCACAAATTCTAGCTTTAGAGAAAGCAGATAAGCTATTATCTGATTTGAATAAACAACAAAAAGTACAGCAAAGTTTTGAAAAAGCTGTAGTTTCTAGTGAGTCTAAAGACCTTTCAAAAGATTTTAGTGATTTTGTATTATTAAATAGTAATACCGATTACCATGAATATGAAGCTTTAGATGGAAGTATCTACGTTTATAAGGTGATAAAAGTCCAACCAGAAAACTCTAAAAAAGCTACTATTCCCAATAAGGTTGAAGCAAGTTACAAGCAAGAAGCGCTTAATTTTTACCTGCAAAGAATTAAAGAAGATATTCCAGTAAAAATAAATTATAAAAATATCTAAATGAATAAGTTGGTTTATGGTATAGCTGGTCCTACAGCTTCAGGTAAGACTGCTCTTTCAATATCTATTGCTAAGCAGATTAATGCTGAGATTATTAGTGTTGATTCATCTTTAGTTTATAAACAGATGGACATAGGCACAGCTAAGCCAACCAAACAAGAGCAAGATGGTATAAAGCATCATTTAATTGATATCATAGAGCCCACTGAAAACTTTTCGGTAGCAGATTTTATTTCTAGTGTTAATAATCTCAAAAAAGAAATACACTCTAGAGGAAAGCAAGTTTTATTAGTTGGCGGCACAATGCTTTACTTTAAAGGTTTAATAGAAGGGTTATCAAATTTACCTGAAAGCCAACCGGAAATAAGATCTATTTTAGAATTAGAGAAAAAAGAGAAAGGTTTGGAGTACCTTTACCAACAGCTTTATAAGATGGATCCAGATGCAGCCCAAAAGCTTAATGCAAATGATCAACAGCGAATATTTAGGGCTTTAGAAGTTATTATGATAAGTGGTGAAAAATATTCACAACTTGTTAAAACATCTAAAGTAGGTCAGTTAGATGAAGAAATTAGATTGTGTGCTATAGTTCCCAAAGACAGAGCTAGTTTGCATAGAAATATTGAGTTAAGGTTTAAACAGATGTTAGAAGATGGCTTTCTAGATGAAGTCAAAAATCTTAGAAAAAATCCAAATTTAACTAAAGATACTACAGCTATAAGAAGCGTTGGGTATCGTCAAGCATGGGAATATTTAGATGGTGATATAGATTATGACAAGTTTGTTGAAAAAGGTATTGTAGCAACAAGACAACTAGCAAAACGTCAACTTACTTGGATACGAAATTGGCAGGGGGATATTAAGCTTATAGCAATGGAAGATATAAATAAAGAATCTAAAGTTTTAAAGTTTTTTGGCTTGGATTAAATGGGTTTAGTATAATGGGGCTGTTGCAAACTAAAATTATATGTTTCTAACTGTGTTAAAAATATTCTCAAAGTGCTCATTTACTACATGTAAACTGCGCTTTTTCGAATATTTTTGCCTTGTTACCACCCATCTAATTCCAGCTTGCAACAGCCCCATAATAGCTGATAAAAGTGATGTGATGGATTGACACCCTTGAGAAAGCTTATTAAATATTTCACAAATAAAATTTGCTGATAAATATAAATGTTGTTAAAATGTGTAGCTAAGTTTAATTGTTAAACTTGATAAAATAATAATTATAATTAAATAACTAAAAGGAAGTGAAACAATGTCAAGAATATCCTCTTTACAAGACCCATTTTTAAATGCGTTGAGAAAAGAAAAAATCAGTGTATCTGTATACTTAGTCAATGGAATTAAACTTCAGGGGCAAATCGAAGCTTTTGATCAGTTTTGTATAGTACTTAGAAATACAGTAAATCAAATGGTTTATAAGCATGCTATTTCAACAATAGTACCAGCTAAAAGTGTAAGAATGGTTTATAGTTCATTTAATCCATATCATCAAAATTCTAATGATGATCAAGATGAAAATGTAGATGATATTCATACTGATGAACTTGAAGTTCAAGAAAGTAACGAACATATTGAACAATAATACTTTTTTCTTTTTCTTTAATAATTCCATTGTGAGGTATATTATTTAATGGAATTTTTCCAATCTTACGAAGCAGGCAGTAAATGTTTGCTTGTAAATATAAATTTTAAATATCACCGCGAATTAAATGCTGATCCGGTTGAGCTAGAAGGTTTAGTGTTGGCAGCAGATAAAATTGTCTTAGAAAGTTTAGATTTTAACCACCCTGAACCTGATATCAAGTATTTTTGTGGTATGGGTAAAATGGAAATGATAAAAAATAAGCGTGATGAAATAAAAGCTGATCTAGTCGTTTTTAATCATCCATTAAGCCCATCTCAAGAGCGGAATATAGAAAAATATCTTGAATGTAAGATAATGGATAGAACACGTCTTATATTAGAGATATTCTCCTTACGTGCCAAAACCCATGAGGGTAAGTTACAAGTTGAGTTAGCTCAGTTAAATTATCAATCAACTAGACTAGTTAAAGGTTGGACTCACTTAGAAAGACAAAAAGGTGGTATTGGTGTGCGAGGTGGACCAGGTGAAACTCAGCTTGAGATAGATAGACGTTTGATTAGGCAAAGAATTAAGCAGATAACTCAAAAGTTAGAAAGAGTAAAACACCATAGAGATTTAAGCAGGGCTTCTCGGCGTAAAAATAACATTCCAACGCTTTCTTTTGTCGGCTATACAAATGCTGGTAAATCAACATTATTTAATAAAATCACAAATGCTCAGGTTCTAGCAAAAGATCAATTATTTGCAACTTTAGATCCGACTTTACGTAAAGTAATTGTGCCTAAGTTAGGTGAAGTAATTTTCTCAGATACGGTAGGATTTATCAAAAACTTACCTCATGATTTGGTGGAAGCTTTTCATGCAACCTTAGAAGAGGCTATAGAGTCAGATTTATTGATTCATGTTATAGACTACGCTGATGAAGATTATAAAAGTTATATAGAGCAGGTAAACAAAGTATTAAATGAAATTGGTATAGGTGATAAAGAGAGAATTTGTGTCTATAATAAGATAGACAAGCTTGAAAATATAAAACCTAGTTTTGTAGCACTCGATAACTCAGAGGATAGTATCGTGGCTAGAGTTTATCTTTCAGCAGTAACAGGTGAAGGATTAGAGGAGTTTTATACGGCTTTAGCAACTTTTTTTAATAAGTCATGGTTTAAAGGAACCTTAGAGTTACCACCAAAACATTCCAAGATTAGATCTATGATGTATGATCTTGGTGTTATAGAAAAAGAACAAATATCTGAAGATGGTAATTATTTACTAGATATAAATATAGCGCAATCTGATTTTGAACGCTTCAATAGAGAGTTTGAGTTAGACCTTCAGCAGTTTTTAATATAAGGTTTCATAGTATAGGAATATAAAATGATTAAAAAAATAAAGCAAAGATGGTTTTGGAGTAAAAATTCAGAACAGGGACCACCAGACTTAGAAGAGATGATTAAAAGATTCTTCTCCAAGAAGAAAAAGAATAATGGTGATGACAACGAGAGTATTTACTCAAAGAATGCTAATAAAAATCAGAAGTTTCAAACGCCTCCAATAGGTAAAATAGTAGCTATAGTAATAGGTTTGCTTATAGCTGTTTGGGCTAGTTTTGGTTTTTATGTTGTGCAACCAGCTGAACAGGCTGCGGTACTTAGGTTGGGGAAGTTTTCTAAAATAGTTGAGTCAGGATTGCATTGGTATCCTATAGGTATAGATAAAGTTTATAAAGAAAATGTTCAAGAGCTAAAAACCATGTCACTACAAAGAGATATGTTAACTTCTGAAGAGAATATCGTACATATTTCTTTTACAGTACAATATCGTATTTCAAATTTAGAGGATTACTTATTTGCTAATACTGATCCGTCGCAACTTTTGCAGCAGTCATTAGAGAGTGCCGTTAGGCAAGTAGTAGGCCAAAGTAACTTATCGGATATTTTAACAACAAAAAGAGCCGCTATAGCGATCCGCGTTAAAGATGAAATGGAAGCTTTATTGAGGCAATATAAATCTGGTATATATGTAAGTGATGTAATTATGCAGCCAGCACAAGCACCAGATGCTGTAAAAGAGGCTTTTGATGATGTGATAAAAGCTAGAGAAGATCAAGCTAGGTTACAAAATGAGGCTGAATCTTATGCAAATAGAATTATACCAGTAGCAGAAGGTAAAGCTCAAAGGATTGTAGATCAGGCAAATGCTTACAAGCAACAAGTTGTATTAGAAGCACAAGGAGAGGTGGCTCAGTTTGAGCAGTTATTGCCAATATATAAAACTAATCCTGATATTGTAACTAATCAAATGTACTTTGATACAATTTCAAACGTGTTGCAAAATAATAAGATTTTCCTAATAGATGGAGATGGTGCTAAAAATATCTTTTATGGTTTAGATCAAGCTCAAAAAAATATACTAGCATCTTCAAATGCACAAGGGAGTAATTAAAACATGAAAAATTTATCAAAAATACTCTTAGTACTTGTGGTAGTTGGCTTATTCTTAATTTTAAGTAGTAAGTTTATAGTAAAACAAGGTACAGAATCTGTACTTTTAAGATTAGGTGAGCTTGTTAAAAAAGATGATAAAGTAATAGAGTATAAACCAGGAATCCATATCAAAATACCATTTTTAGATACAGTTAAAAACTATGATATGAGAAATAGGGTCTTAACAACAGATTCATCACGTGTGGTTACCAAAGAGAAAAAAGATGTATTAATAAATGCTTACGTGGTTTGGAGAATAAATGATATTTCTAGATTCTTTACTAGTACAAGTGGGCAGGTTTTTAGAGCAGAAACTTTATTAAAACAGTTCTTAGAATCATCATTAAGAGCAGAAGTTGGTAAGAATGATATCCAAAGCTTAGTAAATAATGATCGTGATAAGTTGATGATAGCTTTAACAAAAGATGTTGCTGTCCAAGCTAAAGAAATTGGAATCTCTATTGTTGATGTAAGAGTAAACCAAATTGATTTGCCAGAAACCATAACAGAGTCAATATATCAGCGTATGAAATCGTCCAGACATAAAGATGCTTCTCGTATAAGAGCAGAAGGTGAAAGAGCAGCTGAAAAAACTAAAGCATCGGCAGACGCTACAGTAACTGTAACTATGGCTGAAGCAGAAAAGCAATCTAAAATTATAAGAGCCGAAGCAGATGCAAAAGCGGCTAAGATATTTGCAGATGCTTATTCTAGCTCAATACCATTGTATGAGTTTTTAAAGAGTATGAACTCGTATAAAGAAAGTTTTAGTGGTAAGAATGAAGTAGTATTTATGCTTAAACCAGATAGCAAATTTTTTCAAGGTTTTAAATTAAAACCAGATAGTAAACTTGCCGAAGATATGAAAAAGGCTAAATAGTAGGAGTCATTAAAAAATGAGTTTAGTAAAAATACTATTTGTATGTAAAGGCAATATTTGTAGATCACC
Above is a window of Allofrancisella inopinata DNA encoding:
- the miaA gene encoding tRNA (adenosine(37)-N6)-dimethylallyltransferase MiaA; this translates as MNKLVYGIAGPTASGKTALSISIAKQINAEIISVDSSLVYKQMDIGTAKPTKQEQDGIKHHLIDIIEPTENFSVADFISSVNNLKKEIHSRGKQVLLVGGTMLYFKGLIEGLSNLPESQPEIRSILELEKKEKGLEYLYQQLYKMDPDAAQKLNANDQQRIFRALEVIMISGEKYSQLVKTSKVGQLDEEIRLCAIVPKDRASLHRNIELRFKQMLEDGFLDEVKNLRKNPNLTKDTTAIRSVGYRQAWEYLDGDIDYDKFVEKGIVATRQLAKRQLTWIRNWQGDIKLIAMEDINKESKVLKFFGLD
- the hfq gene encoding RNA chaperone Hfq — protein: MSRISSLQDPFLNALRKEKISVSVYLVNGIKLQGQIEAFDQFCIVLRNTVNQMVYKHAISTIVPAKSVRMVYSSFNPYHQNSNDDQDENVDDIHTDELEVQESNEHIEQ
- the hflX gene encoding ribosome rescue GTPase HflX; the protein is MEFFQSYEAGSKCLLVNINFKYHRELNADPVELEGLVLAADKIVLESLDFNHPEPDIKYFCGMGKMEMIKNKRDEIKADLVVFNHPLSPSQERNIEKYLECKIMDRTRLILEIFSLRAKTHEGKLQVELAQLNYQSTRLVKGWTHLERQKGGIGVRGGPGETQLEIDRRLIRQRIKQITQKLERVKHHRDLSRASRRKNNIPTLSFVGYTNAGKSTLFNKITNAQVLAKDQLFATLDPTLRKVIVPKLGEVIFSDTVGFIKNLPHDLVEAFHATLEEAIESDLLIHVIDYADEDYKSYIEQVNKVLNEIGIGDKERICVYNKIDKLENIKPSFVALDNSEDSIVARVYLSAVTGEGLEEFYTALATFFNKSWFKGTLELPPKHSKIRSMMYDLGVIEKEQISEDGNYLLDINIAQSDFERFNREFELDLQQFLI
- the hflK gene encoding FtsH protease activity modulator HflK, which codes for MIKKIKQRWFWSKNSEQGPPDLEEMIKRFFSKKKKNNGDDNESIYSKNANKNQKFQTPPIGKIVAIVIGLLIAVWASFGFYVVQPAEQAAVLRLGKFSKIVESGLHWYPIGIDKVYKENVQELKTMSLQRDMLTSEENIVHISFTVQYRISNLEDYLFANTDPSQLLQQSLESAVRQVVGQSNLSDILTTKRAAIAIRVKDEMEALLRQYKSGIYVSDVIMQPAQAPDAVKEAFDDVIKAREDQARLQNEAESYANRIIPVAEGKAQRIVDQANAYKQQVVLEAQGEVAQFEQLLPIYKTNPDIVTNQMYFDTISNVLQNNKIFLIDGDGAKNIFYGLDQAQKNILASSNAQGSN
- the hflC gene encoding protease modulator HflC, whose product is MKNLSKILLVLVVVGLFLILSSKFIVKQGTESVLLRLGELVKKDDKVIEYKPGIHIKIPFLDTVKNYDMRNRVLTTDSSRVVTKEKKDVLINAYVVWRINDISRFFTSTSGQVFRAETLLKQFLESSLRAEVGKNDIQSLVNNDRDKLMIALTKDVAVQAKEIGISIVDVRVNQIDLPETITESIYQRMKSSRHKDASRIRAEGERAAEKTKASADATVTVTMAEAEKQSKIIRAEADAKAAKIFADAYSSSIPLYEFLKSMNSYKESFSGKNEVVFMLKPDSKFFQGFKLKPDSKLAEDMKKAK